AATTTGGtcatttgggggaaaaaaaatgcacaacGTGAAAGCTTGCTTTAAACTTTCAGTCAGACCATAAATGCAAGTTTTTATTCTAGAACTTATCGTTGCAATCAATATATAGTGACTAAAGATTTGACCTGATTCATGTTTTTATAGTTCTAGGTGTAAGACCTCCTAGGTGTGACACAGATGTAGGTTTGTCTCCCAAGGCAACTTTAGGATGGGTACCTTAAGTATTATTTATGTGCTTTTACACTCATTGTTCATTGATTCATTTTCTTATGAAGTGATTATATTCTGACTTCTTGCAGTTTTTACACTTTCTCACGATTGATTGAAGTGAAAGAAATCATTGTAGTTTGTGATCCCTCCTACAAGGACATTTTTGAAGGTTTCAGATCTCTTTCGtctcttctcttctcctctcactctctcacctTTTGGACTTTAGCAGACTTCCTTTGTATAGCATATTGCTGCTACTTGACTGTGTTTTATCCTGTTGGTTCTAGTACTAGAGGAGATATTCAAActaaagttttttgttttcttaggaGCCAAAGAGAATATTCATGTGGAACTTAAATTCACTCTCCCTGGAAAGGAAAGACAAGATTCTGTCTACAGTGGACTTCAGGTACTTCagactcccccccccccccccccccaaaacacaCTCACACAAGAAGATTTTAGTTACTAGCGcagcttttttaattttaagtctCTCAAATGGCACTTTCTCCTTCCATAAAAATAGGATTGAGGGCGAGGTTGTTGATGTTGGTTTACATGTTGTGAATTCTTCAATAAGCCCACATTAACTCCTAATAATACCATAAATTTATAAGCTGATGCTGTGAACATATGTAATAAATGGTTACATTAGGTTTGATGACCCCTTTGATTTTATGTTGAATTTGTTTGATTATCAACGATGCTGCTTCTGTTTTCAGGCGGTTGATTTGAACTCAGAGCTTGTTTGTGTCCATGATTCTGCCAGACCTTTGGTATCATCAGGAGATACAGAAAAGGTTTGACTTTGTTCTATGCTTATCTAGCGTGCTAACTTTAGTTGTTAAAATCAGTAGTGGTCATCAAATGCACTATTTTCTAGGAGATCGATGCCTACAATCTGGATAATTCCCAAATCTTAAACTTAACAGGCAATTTCTCTTGGAGGTTGgatatttttttgaattgagGATTCCACTTCAATAGCTTACAGGCAATTTCTCTTGCGTTTATACTGTGTACCTATTAAGAAATATTGTTACCCTTGCCATTTGCCTTGCTTACAACCACTACAATAATATAGATTAAAGGATTTGAAGTCACAGTTATGAAGAAgtcaaaactttatcaaatatgcTAAGTGTAGAACTGATCTACAACTTGCATATGTTCCAAGGGAGTTACAATGACTGGTTCCCATTATTATACCCTAACAGCTTAAATTTTTGGGAGAATCGATAatttatcattcattatatCCAACTCTTATTATCTGAAGGATCACATGCAGATGCAACTAattgggggaaaaaagaaaagaggatttAGTGTGAATACTAGAAGGTAGTTTCTAACTTGTCCAATGGCCCAAATTTGAACAGCTTTTGAGGGTCTGTAGAAAAGACTAATCTTGGTGCATTGAGTGGAAGAAATCATGAGACCTAGACTACCTTGTAGATCTATAGAGTAGGTATCAAAAGATATCATGTACAAAATTGACAGGTCTCAAATGCACACTATTCTGATAATATTTAAGAGTACCTATTGGGTTTTCCAGAATTGTTTCAGATTATATCTCCTGCTCTCCCTCCCAATCTCACTTTTCCAGCTATAACCttacaaatttgatattttttgttccaaaatatgGCCTTTAAAGATAGAGGATGACTGGtcaattgtttgtttttaggtTCTTAAAGATGGTTGGCTGAATGGAGCAGCTGTACTTGGTGTTCCTGTAAAAGCTACAATCAAAGAGGTACCGACTAACTGTAGATTGCCCCTGGGCCTTCATTCCTTTTTCCCCCCCTGTTTTTTGATACATAcccccctcctcctcctcccctcctaccccccaccccccaaaaaaaaaaaaaagtgtaatgaagataatttatttgaggctcttaaatttttagaacaaagatcaatttaaaattacatttttctataaaaactgATAATTCtgttaaattttcattatttacgAAGTTCTGTTGAATTGTATATATGATTCAGATAAATGTATAGCTGATTTTGAATGAGtttcatgtatttttgtttttcccagAATGAATTCTTCCTGTATGGTGTTTTCTTCTAGTTGTAGCACTCTGCTATTGTCATTTACTTCTCTATTTTGTTGTGGAATTTCTGTTTTCCATATCTTGTAATTCAATTTAAAAAGATATTGTCTTAATTCAGTGTAGCCCTAATGTCAGTAGAGCCAAGGTCATTAGTTTGAATCTCCCCCACCCCCGCACTTTGGGGCCaaacttacttatcaaaaaagataATGTCTTAATTCTGTAGCGTACTTTCTTAATCTTGTTCTTAATTTGTTATATCTATAATTTAATTTCTCATGGATTACATATTTCTAAATTTAGTTTCTTGCCTTGTCTCCTATAGTGTCAACATCCATATCTTTGCCATAATCACACATGAGTTTGGATCTCTTCCTTTTCCTAAATGGTACTCTAGGTATCTCATAGCCATTATTCTCGCTATGTTCCTGTTTATATCTAGTTTTACCAAGGTTATACCTCCTCTGCTGTGACTGATACACGTACTTATGTCCCATTGGTTGCTTGTGATGATGAAATTGGTGCAACTTTTTGGCCTTTTACATTTATTGTGGGGCACCATTTCAATTTACCTTTTTATTATTGCTAGTAAAAGATAGTGCATAGAAGAGTACTTCAGTTTAGTCTATTTTGGTATCATTCCCTGAATTGTTTCTtgcattatataaaaaatttggtgTATAGAACAAACTCTTCGTACCAACCATTATGTTTCTGTTCTTCATTTAACACATAGAAGTTCACATTATGTTTCTGTGAGTTTTAATATCTTTTATTGACATGGTTCCCTACATTTATGCATATTATCAACTTGATTAGGAATAAGTTTTCTCCACCAATTGACCTTGTGAAAATTCAAAGTTATTTCCTGATCTTTGTGCAGGCCAACAGTGAATCTTTTGTAGTAAGAACTCTGGACAGGAAAACACTTTGGGAAATGCAAACCCCACAGGTTTAATGTTGAAAGCATATAtctatattttgataatttgtttAGTTCTAAATGAGCTTATTTAGGTAATTAATAACATTGTTGCataattactctttttttacAGGTGATTAAACCTGAGTTACTTAAAAAAGGTTTTGAGCTTGTAAATAGGTACTTCAGAATTAATtttgttatcattatttttttcctcatagtTGAAATGTATTTTATAGTTCACATTTCATAAGTATGTTGTATACTATCTGTTCATAAAATTTAATCATACCTGTTTGTTAGTGTAATACGAGACATTGTGATGCTTTTCAAACCTTTGGTGCAACTCTGCATTTGaacataattttcaatttttatttagtaaaaaattcatacCAGATGGATCTTTTGAAACTGCATGTCTTCCTGATCTGCACATATATTCAGTGGGAAATGTTACCGAATTTTAAGTGCACTTCCCAGTTAATAGTTACAGTAATAGTTTCTtactatttgtattttttttgggtactttgAAATCTTCAAACACATGTTAGCTAGTAAGAAACCATTGCTGTAACTACAAAGTGCCTACATTTCCAGTAAATATGACTTCATATCATCCTTTCAATACTGTGTTTGTACCTATGCAATGAATGCTTCTTGATGTTGaacatttctttttcaagaACAACCTTTGGCAAGAGGATCATTAATTGTAAtaattttctcttcaaattctAAGTAATCAAATTCTAAGAATTTTACAGAGAAGGACTTGAAGTCACTGATGACGTATCGATTGTAGAGCACCTCAAGCATCCTGTATACATTACTGAAGGATCTTATACCAACATCAAGGTACTGAAACTTTCTGCTATGATATTTAtctacaaaattaatttatcataaagAATTCTTGAAAGGTGACTGACCTCATTTTGAGCTTTAgttatttcttaatatatttgAAGGTTTATTCTATGTAAGAGAGAAGGGCAACCTCATCTATTTGGACTGTAAATCATTTTGCCGAGATTGTTTTGCAGGTCACAACCCCAGACGATTTATTGCTTGCAGAGAGAATATTGAGTATGAGCCCTGGAGAGTCTTCTTAGTTGGCCCGACTACTTGGGCttaattttgtatttcattGTTGTACAATTCTGAGGGCAACCTTTGTTGTATAtcaattttctaatttattgACTAAGTTGAGAGGCACTGaagcaaaaacccaaaaacaaggATATCACTTGGCTTGATTATGTTTTAGCAATAGTACATAATCCTTTGGTTCAAATTTCCTTTAGAGCTTTAATACCGTTTAGCTTTACTGATGTCTAATAGCACTgcaatgaataataaattagaAGTAAGAAATCTATTCTAGGACTGTTCTATTATGTTCAAATCTGAAGGTTTTATGAGGTGCTCCAGTCTTATTAAAACTAGTCACAGACACCACCGTCCACCCTTGGCgcgatggtcacttcacaagtataagtgtttgtggggtgtgagggGCAAGGGCCCGAGGTTTAAGTCTCCAGGAAGGAGCTTcaaacacatatacacttagattagattaaagtaaaatttctatcttttaaaaaaaaaaaaaaaaaaaaaaaaaaaagaacactaGTCACAGACTCGTGTAATGagcaagggaaaaaaaaaaattgacgatTTGCTTTTTTGTtgagtgaaaaatgaaaatagtaaatGTCATGAGATTTATAAGTATTAATCCTAAACTCTTCCTAAAAAatgatgtgattttttgttaaCGAAGTATAGTTGAtacaataaattaaattttctaaattaagttatctatatttgttaattgaaagtgttttaaattttgtaaagatttttttgtcttcaaagaaacataatgcattttacatttaataattatataagaCAATGTAATGTGGTTAGAAATTGTTTCGGTACTTCTTACAAgcaatttattttctatcccTTTTGAATGACTTAAAGaggaaacaaatataaataaatctattacttatattaggaaaaaaaatatgagacTTTAATAATATAAGAAATACATAATTATATCAAGAACTTACATTACTTTAAGAATGTAacataattgttaataaaaacAACTCCTCTTTATACATAAATCTCTTGTCTCAAAGCATCACCTAAGTGGATAaaattaggggtgtgcaaaatATCTGCTTAACCCGTCCGACTCGCAACCGACCCACCCGCCATGTGCGGGTCATTAAGTTAAGCGGTTTGGATTGGGCAGGTTAGAACCCAAAAATTACGGATTGGATTGGGTTATGGATTGAAAAATTGCCAACCCGCTACATCCCTACCTGCCcgcttaattaataattttacatacataaaaaaaatatattagttgAAATTGTTAAGTATTTAAAGTTAATCAATTCACCTAATAAATTTTTACAGCTAATTAATCATCAATTCCCTAAACAGAACCAGCCTTCAAAAAATTCcttaaacaaaatctaaaaagtcaatattgaaaccctaaacactCTTACCTACCACCCACCCCATTTACTTCAACCATATATacattatatttatactattgGTATTTATATGCTCTAAGTCTCACTTTTTCTTCTCACTGTCTACACCTTCAGTTCAGCCACTGTTTtaccctttttcttctttaacttttttGAAACTTATTTTATATCCTTTCAACTCTTCACCGGTAGCACAAAGGTAATTGCTTATTTGCTTTCTTGTCTTTTATTGTTTAGTTTTTGTGTCTTTCTTATTTCAGTTTCCatcatttgaaatatatataatataaaaagtgATAATAGAAACCTATTTTATATCCTTTCAACTCTTCACTGACAGCACACTTGATATTGCCAATTTGCTTTCTTGTCTTGTATTGTTTAGTTTTTGTGTCTTTCTTATTTCAGTTTCCAtcatttgtttaatttatataatataaaaagtgTTAATATATTACATGCAAAGCCATTCTATTTCTGGCAGAGGCAATTCATTGTATATTCAAGTATTTATTGTTCATTGTATATTCAAGTTAATATGttatattgttatatattaCATATTCTTACGGTTCATCTTATTCTTTGtctttgtctaatttttttaataggtgaTGGAGGGTGAAACATCTGGTGCCCACAATGAAAAACCCAATGACAAAACTGAGTCTCCAACCATAGGTAATACCAATGCACTTCCTCCTAAGcatcctaaaaagaaaaaatctgaAGTTTGGGATCACTTTTCAATGATGGGTGATTGTGATCCTAATAACCCTAGAGCAGCATGTAATTACTGTGGTAAAAACTATGGATGTCGTGGGAAAAGGGATGGGACTAGTAATTTATGGAATCATCTTTATAATCAACGCCCCACATCCCCTTATAAGGTCgtagacaaaaaacaaaagacactttgttttcttaaaaaagaagaagggcaATCTACTCTTAAAGCAGTGGGGTTTAGTGAAAAAATTGCTAGGAATGCCCTAGCAAAGATGATAATTGTTGATGAGTTACCTTTTAGGCATGTAGAGAAGGAAGGCTTTAAGTTTTTTGTTGAGGTTTTGGAACCTAGGTTCACTATCCCTTGTCGCACCCTGTTGCTCGTGATTGTATGAATCTTTATtatgaagagaagaaaaaattgaaaaaagcaTTTCAAAAGCAACGAGTATGCCTAACCATTGACACTTGGACATCAATTCAAAATCTTAACTATATGTGTCTTACTGCTCATTGGATTGATAATGATTGGAACTTGCATAAAAGaatcttaaatttttgtattgttccTAATCACAAGGGTGTCACAATTGGCAAGCATATTGAGAAGTGCTTGCAAGAGTGGGGGATAGATAGGATATTTACAATCACACTTGATAATGCAAGTTCAAATGATATTGCCATACAATatctgaaaagaaaaactaaggaTTGGAAGACCACCATTTTGGATAATGAGTTTTTGCATATGAGGTGTTGTGCACATATTGTTAATCTTATTGTGTGTGAGGGCTTAAAAGATCAAAATAAATCAGTTGTTAAGATTAGAAATGCAGTGAGATATGTTAGGTCTTCTCCATCTAGGCTTCAAACTTTTAAGAATTGTGTAGAGCGTGAAAAAATTCCTAGTAAAAGTCTAGTATGCCTAGATCTTCCAACTAGGTGGAATTCGACCTATATGATGTTGGAGGCAGCTGTAAAGTTCCAAAATGCTTTTGAGCGGCTACAAGAGGAAGACTCACAATTTGACTCATATTtcaatgatgatgataatgatgagaaTGAGGTTGGGGTTGAGGATGATAATGGGAGAGGAAAAGGGAGGGGCAGAAAGAATATTGGGCCTCCTAATGTGCTTGATTGGGGAAAGGCTAGAATCTTTGTGcaatttctaaaacttttttataagGTGACTTTGCGATTTTCAGGCTCTTTATATGTCACATCTAATGCATTTTTCCATGAACTTGTGTTAGTGCAATCTAAATTGTTGACTTTAAGTAGAAGTGAGGATAATATGTTAAAGAATATGGCTACTAGCATGAGAAAGAAATATGACAAATATTGgaagaatattaaaaatatcaattttttgttgtatGTTGCTGTTGTGCTAGACCCTCGTTATAAATTGAGATATATCATGTTTTCCTTTAAACAAGTTTATGAGAAATCCAAGGCAGAAGAACTAACAGCAATGGTGgaggcaaaattaaaaaaattatatgagcACTATCTTCAAAAGGATACTAGTGCTAATATTGCAAAACCTAGTGTAAGTCAATCTTTTGAAGAGATGGATGTTGATGATGAGGAGGAAGATGATAGCAAGTCATTTGCCTTTCAATATAAGAAACACTTGGAGGAGGCAGAAAGTTTGGAGAATAAATCTGAAGTGGATAGGTTTTTGACAGAAAATTGTGAGGGTCTAGGCAATGCtgaatttgatattttggcATGGTGGAAGCTTAATAGCTACAAGTCTTGGCTGTTCCAGTCTCCATAGTGGCCTCTGAGTCAGCTTTTAGTACTGGTGGACGTGTACTTGATCCATTTCGAAGTTCTCTAACTCCAAAGATGGTGGAGGCTCTTATTTGTGGACAAAATTGGTTGCGGTCTTCACCAATTCCAATCAACCTTCGAGAGGCTATGGATGACatagaaaaatatgaagaaattgAGTTaggtaacattttttttttaattatttgttgaaGTTGGTTCATGGATACTTTAATTTAGTTCGTTTTGATTAATTGCAGTAACATGTTTAttatatgtaatatttttatttcagaATTTGCGGCTTTAAATATAAAAGATGTGGAGAATTGATTTAGTTGATTTTGAGGAACTTGGCTTAGGCAGGTAACATCCATTCTCTATCTTCATTTGCTTAAACTTGATTAGATTGATTACATTATAACATTAACAATATAATAACAGAGTAAAATCAAGTGTTCAAATGCTTGTTGCCAATGTAGCTCATAGGGATTTACCATTGCAGCATTATATTTGGCATTGTTGTACTTAAAGCAACTTAGGATTATGTGCAATTTTCATTATCTTATATAGATAACAGTAACATTCCTAATTTTATCTTATGTTGTGGATGATTGATTAGGTTGCTACTTGCTTTGGAGGAGTTCAACTTAACTTTTGGAGTGGTACCAAGCTTGAAGTTGATTGATGAAGTCTATTTTGTGAAGAACTTTTGTTAGAATTGAGTTTATTTTCAGTGGGTTTAATTTGATTACATTATGGCTTTTGAGACCATACCattttgaagtttatttgttatgttggtatgttattattttgaatCCTTGATGTGACTTTGGGAATGTTAAGACTTTGAGTTTGTTGATTTAATTctactatttttaaatttcctaaGTTGTAAGGTAGAGCCTACTTTTGTTAGAGATGatatatctctttttcattGACTCTATGTTTGTGTTGGAATTGAGATTATTCAATGAAATCTACCTTTAGTTTTTTGTGTGCATTAGTTATATTTTGAGATTATCAATAACAAATTGTAGTTtgtgataatttaaaaaaaaaaaaaaaaaaaaaaaaaaaacattgttaatGCCAACCCGCCTAACCCATTGAGTTGAAACCGCCAAAATTTGTAACCAATCCGCCGGATTTAGACTTTGGTGGGTTGGTGGCGGATTGGAATTTTCCCAACCCGCTAGTGACggattggatagaaatattaGCCTTTACCCGCCCAATCCGACCCGCGCTCACCCCTAGATAAAATGGACATGGACTAAAGTGAACCAAAAGGGACCCATATACTAAGTTGATGTGGCTCAATATAAGTGttgcaacaataaatattatgcttccgtttttagaaaataagacAAAAGCCGAACCCTTTGCTAAGTGAACTGTGAAAGACAGATGAGTGGATTGAAAGCAGCTTTCAGATTACCACCtgcaacaacaaccacaaccatgGCACATTTCCGTTCAGAATTAAAATAGAAATAGTGAACTTGCATGTGTACTAATTATAGTACATGAATGCATGTTACCATTCTCCCTAGGCTATgtccaaaaatattaattatagaCCAAAATCCTCTTATTCAACAAGAGGTCAATTACTATTGGATTCAAAGTGATACTCCCAACTTTAAATGACGTCCACCATTCTTACCATCAGAATTTGAGATTAGGGGAGCAGTATACATCCTTTTGTATCCCCCTATTACTGTTTGATCAAAACTAGAAATAAAggaagaatagaaaaagaatcAACCGTATCTTAACCATCTGCAACTGGAACGACTGAAAAGCAAAACAAGAGAGATAATTTAAGCATCCACTGTCCTCCTTTATTAATTGCATACAATCTGGATGGAGCTGAAAAATGCAGAAGCCAACCACAAAACCTTTACATAGCATGTTTCCTTCTCGCTCACACCCTTGAAGAATGGCTCtcaagtgtaaaaaaaaaaaaaaaaaaatgtaacgaAAATAAACATTGGATCTGAAACTCCAAACTACAAAATTCTCCCATTTATCGTTCTAGATCTGCTCTCTGTTTTCTTTGGCCTCCTGCAATTTCCAAACAATGAAAATCGTCCACCTTTGTGTGGTCGAACAAGGTTCCCTTTAACCTGTTTACAAAGTGACAAAAGGTTTCTTCAAGGTTAAACAAGTTTCcctacataaaaatataaaaacaaaagggggaagataaaaaagaaacagCCTACCATTCCCCTCTTGTGAGGTTTGGTCTCATTCCAACAGAAAAATCCACTACAACCTCTAGGTCCTGATGCTGATTCATATCCCCTGAAAAAACAGCAGAAATGAGCATGGGTGTTAATAGGACAGATATAAGACCAGTGGGACAGAAGATCCTGCAGAATGTTACATGGACAGCAGTGAACTTTGCTTTGCAAGGAGTTACCTAGGGGGCTGAGTTAAACATCAAACTAAGATATACTACTTAACAAGATGACCTTGTTAAGAGAATTAGGGCTTATCAGTTTAAAAACTAACAttcaaaccattttttttccctggaAAACTAATCATTTTTATTGAAGAGAAGGAACCATCTCATCTACACTTGGTGAAAACATGAAACAGCCCTAAAGAAATACAAAAGAGAGCGTCAACTAAATCAGTATTAGATTGAAACTCTCTGTGGCCCAAGACTTGAGACCATTCAAACAGTGATCTCATTAGGGAAAGTGAACAAGAAGTACAATTATATATTGACTAATAAGTTCTATTCATTCAGAATTAACATCAAGAAGCAGAGAAGCCTGACCTGTAATTCCTTTTAAAAGATCAATACTTTGTATGAAACCTTTGAATGATTTCATGCAGAGAATCAAAGCCTTAGACAATTTTCCAAAATAGAATATTTGATATGGAGTTTTATAAAGTTGTTTGGCACAGTAATGGAATTATATTTGTATCAGCATCCAAATAATATCTTTTGCAAGCATTTTCATCTCATTATTGTTGATCAAAAGGAACCCAAAATTTGTCAATGATGAGAAATTCTTGAATCTCCTCTCCAAAGTTTGATAGGTTATGTGAATTCTGgattgtgattttaaatttcaaaatgcaTCTTATAAGGTCACAAACCAGTGTTGCAATATAATCTGcaattttatgttttcaatcAAGTGAAATGCAAAGAAagttatgaagaaaaaaaatttatatatatatatcgagagagagagactcacaGGTTATCTCTACTGGAATTGCTTGCTAAGATGTTATTATGCAATAAACTTGGGGACATGGGAAAATGATCAATCCTTCTACCATTCGATTACacaattaaagaataatataaaacaaaagcaTTCACCCAACTAAATTTTCTAACATATACAATTTGATCTTCTAGTCATTAAATTggaataaatgttttttttttttttttaagttaaaaaataaaataaaaagacttcAAGGCCATGTCAAGGAAGCATTGGCAAAGCAAACTCACAAGTTCATTAACGAGAGACGTAGTAATTCTTTTCCCCAGCAAACTCAACTGTTCTAACATGGTTTCTGCATCTCGAAGTGAACCATCTGcattcaaagcaatcaaatccaAAGCATCTGATTCAACATCCAGGTTCTCATTGGTAGAAATGTTTTGCAATCTGTCTACAATATCACCagctttaaatttgttaaaaaggTACTTCTGACACTGCGATTGTACAATATGCGGTACATTGTCAAGATCAGTCGTTATCAGTCGGGTCACAGGTGTGGTCAGTTAAgaatgccaacacacaagcaaTTAGAAACTTTAATTACTAGTTTGCTTCTCAACAAATATAAACAGAAACACACATTAATATACATCCGTGTGAGTATATAAATGTATGCATATAAGTGTATGCACACGCCTCCATATGTACGATAGGAGACAAAATAAAGCCAAAAGGAAACAGAAAAGTATGAAAACAGAAAAGAACGAATTTTCAACTCAAGAAAAATCTTTCTATAAGGAAGTCACAGCCATAACAATTGTAATCTGTAGGACTAAATTCTTTAACTTTATTGGAGTGAGGTAAAATATACATTCAAAGGAGAGTAAGATTTCAAACCCACTTTAGCTTACTTTTAAACtgtaaaatttacatcattaagacaatcaaatcaaatataacATCTGTTTTTGCAGATTTCTGTGAATTATTTGACCAAGTGTACACATTTGAAGGCAGAATCTAATGTACTGCAGTCTcattttagcacaacttcccaAATCAGAATGTGAGGAATCTGGATAAGAAGGATGATCACCTGAATAAACTTACATGACTGCATGAGCAACTACTtgaaacaataattttccaGATTGATACAGCTGACAAGATATGTCAATGACCAGATCGCTTATATTTTCTTACACCACATTTCAAATTAAACTCCCCTCCAAATCTAAAATACACTTTCAATCAGAGGAGAGGCCAGGAAAGCCATTTGGGTCAAATGTTATCCTCGAAAGCATAGATTTTCAAGTGGTGGTGCTTCTTTGCCCGTGAACATAACccattcatttttcaaaatgatgATTCTCT
This DNA window, taken from Quercus robur chromosome 2, dhQueRobu3.1, whole genome shotgun sequence, encodes the following:
- the LOC126716111 gene encoding 2-C-methyl-D-erythritol 4-phosphate cytidylyltransferase, chloroplastic isoform X1, whose translation is MALLPVVFSFPPTNHPIPLKSIPPLSLSLSLSLSHSHSHSLPNHIFPGHKPSFVEELARRGGKSSRIARCSSKPESETENQKTRTRIVKEKSVSVILLAGGKGKRMGASMPKQYLPLLGQPIALYSFYTFSRLIEVKEIIVVCDPSYKDIFEGAKENIHVELKFTLPGKERQDSVYSGLQAVDLNSELVCVHDSARPLVSSGDTEKVLKDGWLNGAAVLGVPVKATIKEANSESFVVRTLDRKTLWEMQTPQVIKPELLKKGFELVNREGLEVTDDVSIVEHLKHPVYITEGSYTNIKVTTPDDLLLAERILSMSPGESS
- the LOC126706191 gene encoding zinc finger BED domain-containing protein RICESLEEPER 3-like, with the protein product MEGETSGAHNEKPNDKTESPTIGNTNALPPKHPKKKKSEVWDHFSMMGDCDPNNPRAACNYCGKNYGCRGKRDGTSNLWNHLYNQRPTSPYKVVDKKQKTLCFLKKEEGQSTLKAVGFSEKIARNALAKMIIVDELPFRHVEKEGFKFFVEVLEPRFTIPCRTLLLVIV
- the LOC126716111 gene encoding 2-C-methyl-D-erythritol 4-phosphate cytidylyltransferase, chloroplastic isoform X2, with protein sequence MALLPVVFSFPPTNHPIPLKSIPPLSLSLSLSLSHSHSHSLPNHIFPGHKPSFVEELARRGGKSSRIARCSSKPESETENQKTRTRIVKEKSVSVILLAGGKGKRMGASMPKQYLPLLGQPIALYSFYTFSRLIEVKEIIVVCDPSYKDIFEGAKENIHVELKFTLPGKERQDSVYSGLQAVDLNSELVCVHDSARPLVSSGDTEKANSESFVVRTLDRKTLWEMQTPQVIKPELLKKGFELVNREGLEVTDDVSIVEHLKHPVYITEGSYTNIKVTTPDDLLLAERILSMSPGESS
- the LOC126706196 gene encoding zinc finger BED domain-containing protein RICESLEEPER 2-like produces the protein MCLTAHWIDNDWNLHKRILNFCIVPNHKGVTIGKHIEKCLQEWGIDRIFTITLDNASSNDIAIQYLKRKTKDWKTTILDNEFLHMRCCAHIVNLIVCEGLKDQNKSVVKIRNAVRYVRSSPSRLQTFKNCVEREKIPSKSLVCLDLPTRWNSTYMMLEAAVKFQNAFERLQEEDSQFDSYFNDDDNDENEVGVEDDNGRGKGRGRKNIGPPNVLDWGKARIFVQFLKLFYKVTLRFSGSLYVTSNAFFHELVLVQSKLLTLSRSEDNMLKNMATSMRKKYDKYWKNIKNINFLLYVAVVLDPRYKLRYIMFSFKQVYEKSKAEELTAMVEAKLKKLYEHYLQKDTSANIAKPSVSQSFEEMDVDDEEEDDSKSFAFQYKKHLEEAESLENKSEVDRFLTENCEGLGNAEFDILAWWKLNSYKSWLFQSP